In the genome of Chryseobacterium sp. 52, the window ATTATTATTAAGCGAAGATCCTGTCTTCGCTTTTTTTATGCCCAAAAATTAAGAATTATGTTTACGATCACAGAACTAAGTACCGAGAGAATCAACAGTATACTGACCGAAGCACTGGCTTTTGCCAATGGAAAAACTGCAAAAATTGAAGGAGAAGTTTTCTGCTCAAATCTATTCTTTGAAGACAGCACAAGAACAAAGACAAGCTTTGATATTGCAGAAAGAAAACTGGGACTGCAGGTAGTACCTTTTGATGCTTCACACAGTTCTGTAAACAAAGGAGAGAGTCTTTACGACACCGTAAAAACAATTGAAAGCCTGGGAGTGAACCTGGTTGTTATCAGAGATAAAAAAGACAGGTATTTTGAAGAATTAAACAATATCAATATCCCGGTGATCAACGGAGGAGACGGAACCGGAAACCATCCGTCGCAGTGTATGCTGGATCTGATGACCATCTATCAGGAATTTGGAAAATTCGAAGGTTTAAAAATAGGAATTGTAGGCGATGTAAAACACAGCCGTGTAGCCAATTCAAATGCTGAAGCATTAAGAAGATTAGGCGCTAAAGTATATTTCTCAGGACCTGAACACTGGTTTGATGAAGGAGCTTTAATTAACGGAACTTATTTACCGGTTGATCAGTTAACCGCTGAAGTTGATGTGTTAATGTTGCTGAGAATCCAGCACGAAAGACACGATGCCCAAATGAGTTTCTCTGCTTCCGAATACCACAGAAAATACGGATTGACGAAAGAAAGAGAAAAAGTAATGAAAACAGGAGCTATCATCATGCATCCTGCACCCATCAACAGAGGCGTTGAAATTGATACAGACCTTGTTGAATGTGAACGCTCCAGAGTCTTCAAACAGATACAGAACGGAGTTTTCGCAAGAATGGCCATCTTGAAAGAGGCATTGGAAAAAGAAGGATATACCTTTAGAGGATTGTAAAAAATAAAATGTATAATGTACAAAATATAGCTACAGAATACATTATACAACCGACATTATACATTGTACAAAAGAAATAAAATAGAATAAAGAGATAAATAAAATGAAGAAAAAATTAATACTGGAGTCCGGTGAAGTGTTTCATGGAGAAGGTTTCGGAGCAGAATTGGAAACTGCCGGAGAAGTAGTTTTCAATACCGGAATGACAGGGTATCAGGAGTTGATCTCCGATCCGTCATACTGCGGTCAGATTGTTTGCATGACCTATCCGCTTATCGGAAATTATGGTATTAACCGTGATGATTATGAAAGTATCGAGCCGGCCATTAAGGGACTTATCGTAAAAGAAGTTTGCGATCTTCCG includes:
- a CDS encoding aspartate carbamoyltransferase catalytic subunit, encoding MFTITELSTERINSILTEALAFANGKTAKIEGEVFCSNLFFEDSTRTKTSFDIAERKLGLQVVPFDASHSSVNKGESLYDTVKTIESLGVNLVVIRDKKDRYFEELNNINIPVINGGDGTGNHPSQCMLDLMTIYQEFGKFEGLKIGIVGDVKHSRVANSNAEALRRLGAKVYFSGPEHWFDEGALINGTYLPVDQLTAEVDVLMLLRIQHERHDAQMSFSASEYHRKYGLTKEREKVMKTGAIIMHPAPINRGVEIDTDLVECERSRVFKQIQNGVFARMAILKEALEKEGYTFRGL